From a single Gaiellales bacterium genomic region:
- a CDS encoding NAD-dependent epimerase/dehydratase family protein yields MRVLILGGDGYLGWPTAMRFSGKGHEVAVVDNFARRRWVDEMGGDSLTPIVSLDERIEAWREVSGKRITSYVGDLAEDTLAADVVIDFQPDTIIHYGEQPSAPWSMRSVDHAVTTQQNNVVGSLKLLWAMRDHAPTAHLIKLGTMGEYGTPNIDIEEGFIEITHNGRTDVLPFPKMPGSLYHLSKVHDSHNIHFACRVWGLRATDLNQGVVYGIETPEAKLDERLLTRFDYDEAFGTALNRFCVQAVVGRPLTVYGVGGQTRGFLNIVDTLQCVELTANNPAGAGEYRVFNQFTETFTVAELAEKVKQAGAEVGITVTIDNLQNPRFELEEHYYNPVHTKLPSLGLEPTLLSENLIESTLGVIQRYRDRVISDVIAPSTQWRPAPPVGQPAS; encoded by the coding sequence ATGCGAGTCTTGATCCTCGGCGGCGACGGCTACCTGGGCTGGCCGACCGCGATGCGGTTCTCGGGCAAGGGCCACGAGGTCGCGGTCGTCGACAACTTCGCCCGCAGGCGCTGGGTCGACGAGATGGGGGGAGACTCCCTGACGCCGATCGTGTCGCTCGACGAGCGCATCGAGGCGTGGCGCGAGGTCTCCGGCAAGCGGATCACGTCGTACGTTGGCGACCTGGCCGAGGACACCCTCGCCGCCGACGTGGTGATCGACTTCCAGCCCGACACGATCATCCACTACGGCGAGCAGCCGAGTGCCCCCTGGTCGATGCGCAGCGTCGACCACGCCGTGACGACGCAGCAGAACAACGTCGTCGGGTCGCTGAAGCTCCTGTGGGCGATGCGCGACCACGCGCCCACCGCCCACCTGATCAAGCTCGGGACGATGGGCGAGTACGGCACGCCGAACATCGACATCGAAGAGGGCTTCATCGAGATCACCCACAACGGCCGCACCGACGTCCTGCCGTTCCCGAAGATGCCCGGCTCGCTGTACCACCTCTCGAAGGTGCACGACAGCCACAACATCCACTTCGCCTGCCGCGTCTGGGGCCTGCGCGCGACCGACCTGAACCAGGGCGTCGTGTACGGCATCGAGACGCCCGAGGCCAAGCTCGACGAGCGGCTCTTGACCCGCTTCGACTACGACGAGGCGTTCGGCACGGCGCTGAACCGCTTCTGCGTCCAGGCCGTCGTCGGCCGCCCGCTGACCGTCTACGGGGTCGGCGGCCAGACGCGCGGCTTCCTCAACATCGTCGACACGCTCCAGTGCGTGGAGCTGACCGCGAACAACCCGGCCGGCGCCGGCGAGTACCGCGTCTTCAACCAGTTCACCGAGACGTTCACCGTCGCCGAGCTGGCCGAGAAGGTCAAGCAGGCCGGCGCGGAGGTCGGGATCACGGTCACGATCGACAACCTCCAGAACCCGCGGTTCGAGCTCGAGGAGCACTACTACAACCCGGTGCACACGAAGCTGCCGTCGCTGGGCCTCGAGCCGACGCTCCTGTCCGAGAACCTCATCGAGTCGACGCTCGGCGTCATCCAGCGCTACCGCGACCGCGTCATCTCCGACGTGATCGCCCCCAGCACCCAGTGGCGGCCCGCGCCGCCGGTGGGCCAGCCGGCCTCGTGA
- a CDS encoding glycosyltransferase, giving the protein MTPLRTAGLVAALVFAALTVYAYRRGRIGNGDLLVRLGVFTLPLLIFSLEPGALQWTFDELSFRKGGGHQIMGATVLAVGVLYLFAFSLAGRGEKSRRDLTRLIENLALEQFRATGHPEQFAGGVATVIPAYNEADNIVHVLDSLPAMVCGYPLHAIVVDDGSADATTDRAREAGAAAVRLPLNRGQGAALRTGYRLALATGAEIVVTMDADGQHQPSELSRLVQPIADGKADVVNGSRVLGDADPSHAAREMGIRLFAQLLSILTWSRVTDPACGYRAVRTESLRGLEFRQDQFHNSEFIVEASKKHLHTIEVPVTVSSRLSGTSKKPPHFRYGMGFANALVRAWLR; this is encoded by the coding sequence GTGACACCGCTTCGCACAGCCGGCCTCGTGGCCGCGCTCGTGTTCGCGGCGCTCACGGTCTACGCATATCGGCGAGGGCGGATCGGGAACGGCGACCTGCTCGTCCGGTTGGGCGTCTTCACGCTCCCGCTTTTGATCTTCTCGCTGGAGCCCGGCGCGCTGCAGTGGACGTTCGACGAGCTGTCGTTCCGCAAGGGCGGCGGCCACCAGATCATGGGCGCCACGGTGCTCGCCGTGGGCGTGCTCTACCTGTTCGCGTTCTCGCTGGCCGGGCGGGGCGAGAAGTCGCGCCGCGACCTCACCCGCCTGATCGAGAACCTGGCGCTCGAGCAGTTCCGCGCCACCGGCCATCCGGAGCAGTTCGCGGGCGGCGTCGCCACCGTCATCCCCGCCTACAACGAGGCGGACAACATCGTCCACGTGCTCGACTCGCTGCCGGCGATGGTGTGCGGCTATCCGCTGCACGCGATCGTCGTCGACGACGGCTCGGCCGACGCGACGACCGACCGCGCCCGCGAGGCCGGGGCCGCGGCCGTGCGCCTGCCGCTCAACCGCGGCCAGGGCGCGGCCCTCCGCACCGGCTACCGGCTGGCGCTCGCCACCGGCGCCGAGATCGTCGTCACGATGGACGCGGACGGCCAGCACCAGCCCTCGGAGCTCTCCCGGCTCGTGCAGCCGATCGCCGACGGCAAGGCCGACGTGGTGAACGGCTCGCGGGTGCTCGGCGACGCCGACCCCTCTCACGCCGCCCGCGAGATGGGCATCCGCCTCTTCGCCCAGCTGCTCTCGATTCTGACGTGGAGCCGGGTGACCGACCCGGCCTGCGGCTACCGGGCCGTGCGCACCGAGTCGCTGCGCGGGCTCGAGTTCCGCCAGGACCAGTTCCACAACTCGGAGTTCATCGTCGAGGCATCGAAGAAGCACCTGCACACGATCGAGGTGCCGGTGACCGTCTCGAGCCGCCTCTCCGGAACGTCCAAGAAGCCGCCCCACTTCCGCTACGGCATGGGGTTCGCGAACGCCCTCGTCCGCGCCTGGCTCAGGTAG
- a CDS encoding NAD-dependent epimerase/dehydratase family protein — translation MPRALVTGGAGFIGSALVRALAAAGFDARVLDDLSSGNPANLEGTGAELVTGDVRDLDLVVGAARGCDVVFHLAAGAGVVESMNDPLTNFDQNGRGTLTALEAARRAEVPRLVFSSSNAPLGENAYPASEDKPVAPLSPYGASKATGEAYCSAFHGAYGMDAVVVRFSNAYGPRSAHKGNVIPMFIRRIRAGEELVLYGDGSQTRDFVFCEDLARGLVAAATTPGVGGQIFQLASGVETSLARLIELIGETAGETPRVRREPPRQGEIQRNYSLIDKAKTVLGYSPQVELRDGLQRTWDWFAST, via the coding sequence GTGCCCCGGGCGCTCGTCACCGGAGGCGCCGGGTTCATCGGCTCGGCGCTGGTTCGCGCGCTCGCCGCGGCGGGCTTCGACGCGCGCGTCCTGGACGACCTCTCGTCGGGCAACCCGGCCAACCTCGAGGGCACCGGCGCCGAGCTCGTCACGGGCGACGTGCGCGACCTCGACCTGGTGGTCGGCGCGGCCCGCGGCTGCGACGTCGTCTTCCACCTGGCGGCGGGGGCCGGGGTGGTCGAGTCGATGAACGATCCGCTGACGAACTTCGACCAGAACGGCCGCGGCACGCTGACGGCGCTCGAGGCGGCCCGCCGGGCGGAGGTGCCCCGGCTCGTCTTCTCGTCGTCGAACGCCCCGCTGGGCGAGAACGCCTACCCGGCCAGCGAGGACAAGCCGGTCGCGCCGCTCTCGCCGTACGGCGCCTCCAAGGCCACCGGCGAGGCGTACTGCTCGGCCTTCCACGGCGCGTACGGCATGGACGCTGTCGTCGTGCGCTTCTCGAACGCCTACGGGCCGCGCTCGGCGCACAAGGGCAACGTCATCCCGATGTTCATCCGCCGGATACGGGCCGGCGAGGAGCTCGTGCTCTACGGCGACGGCAGCCAGACGCGCGACTTCGTGTTCTGCGAGGACCTCGCCAGGGGCCTCGTCGCCGCGGCGACGACACCGGGCGTGGGCGGCCAGATCTTCCAGCTCGCGAGCGGCGTCGAGACGAGCCTGGCCCGCCTGATCGAGCTGATCGGCGAGACCGCCGGCGAGACGCCGCGGGTGCGCCGGGAGCCGCCCCGCCAGGGCGAGATCCAGCGCAACTACTCGCTGATCGACAAGGCGAAGACGGTGCTGGGGTACTCGCCTCAGGTCGAGCTGCGAGACGGCCTGCAGCGCACCTGGGACTGGTTCGCGTCTACCTGA
- a CDS encoding pseudouridine-5'-phosphate glycosidase: MTPPHPSGLMEMTAEVERALIRSQPVVALESSVIAQGLPPDIGPDAAREAQQRVRDAGAIPATIAVLDGAVRVGLDDAAIDRLAHDDDVRKVGGRDLATCAVSGQSGATTVAGTLAVCAMAGIHFMATGGIGGVHRGWERTFDVSADLTEIGRTEVCVVCSGAKSLLDIPATLELLETRGVPVIGFGTDTFPLFYVTESSHNLADRADDAETVAAAAAAHWGFARRTGLLVVQPVAEEVALPPEETEFLVEETLAQAEADGVAGPAVTPWVLARLHAATDGRSLIANRRLLIDNAGLAADIAAAYYA, translated from the coding sequence GTGACGCCTCCCCACCCGTCGGGGCTGATGGAGATGACGGCCGAGGTCGAGCGGGCGCTGATCCGCTCCCAGCCCGTCGTCGCGCTCGAGTCGTCGGTCATCGCCCAGGGCCTGCCGCCGGACATCGGCCCCGACGCCGCCCGCGAGGCCCAGCAGCGCGTGCGCGACGCGGGCGCGATCCCCGCGACGATCGCGGTGCTCGACGGCGCCGTCCGCGTCGGCCTCGACGACGCCGCCATCGACCGGCTCGCGCACGACGACGACGTGCGCAAGGTGGGCGGCCGCGACCTGGCCACCTGCGCCGTCTCCGGCCAGAGCGGCGCGACGACCGTTGCCGGCACCCTGGCGGTGTGCGCGATGGCCGGCATCCACTTCATGGCCACCGGCGGGATCGGCGGCGTGCACCGCGGATGGGAGCGCACGTTCGACGTCTCCGCCGACCTGACCGAGATCGGCCGTACCGAGGTCTGCGTCGTCTGCTCGGGGGCGAAGTCGCTGCTCGACATCCCCGCCACGCTCGAGCTGCTCGAGACCCGAGGGGTGCCGGTGATCGGCTTCGGCACCGACACCTTCCCGCTCTTCTACGTGACGGAGAGCTCGCACAACCTGGCCGACCGGGCCGACGACGCCGAGACCGTCGCCGCGGCCGCCGCCGCCCACTGGGGCTTCGCCCGCCGCACCGGCCTGCTGGTCGTGCAGCCGGTCGCCGAGGAGGTGGCGCTGCCGCCGGAGGAAACCGAGTTCCTGGTCGAGGAGACGCTCGCGCAGGCCGAGGCGGACGGGGTGGCCGGGCCGGCCGTCACGCCGTGGGTGCTGGCGCGGCTGCATGCGGCGACGGACGGCCGCTCGCTCATCGCCAACCGCCGCCTGCTGATCGACAACGCCGGCCTCGCCGCCGACATCGCCGCCGCCTACTACGCCTAG
- a CDS encoding dienelactone hydrolase family protein, with translation MAEVVLFHSAVGQTAGFHGFADELRAAGHTVHTPDLFEGRTFATIDDGMAYAQELGFPDEILSRGARAVEPLPDELVYAGFSLGVLPAQRLAQTRPGARGGLFFYACVPTEFFGAWPPHVPAQIHGMDRDPVFTGEGDIDAAREIVAAADDAELFLYPGAQHYFADSSLPSYDPEATRLLMARVLEFLS, from the coding sequence ATGGCGGAGGTCGTCCTCTTCCACTCCGCGGTCGGCCAGACGGCGGGGTTCCACGGGTTCGCGGACGAGCTGCGGGCGGCCGGGCACACCGTCCACACGCCGGATCTCTTCGAGGGCCGAACGTTCGCGACGATCGACGACGGGATGGCGTACGCCCAGGAGCTCGGGTTCCCGGACGAGATCCTGTCGCGGGGCGCGCGTGCCGTCGAGCCGCTGCCCGACGAGCTCGTCTATGCGGGCTTCTCGCTCGGCGTGCTGCCCGCGCAGCGGCTGGCCCAGACCCGTCCGGGCGCCCGCGGAGGCCTGTTCTTCTACGCGTGCGTCCCGACGGAGTTCTTCGGCGCCTGGCCGCCGCACGTCCCGGCGCAGATCCACGGCATGGACCGCGACCCGGTCTTCACCGGCGAGGGCGACATCGACGCGGCCCGGGAGATCGTCGCGGCGGCGGACGACGCCGAACTGTTCCTCTACCCGGGCGCTCAGCACTACTTCGCCGACTCGAGCCTGCCCTCGTACGACCCCGAGGCGACGCGGCTGCTCATGGCGCGCGTGCTCGAGTTTCTGAGCTAG